The genomic stretch CAGCTTGGAGCGGGAAAAGTCCGGAAACAGCGTCGCCGCAATGACATCCAGCCGACTGCCAGCAAGGCTGAGTGGCACCGTGGCCGTTTGCGTGCTCGCAGTCGCATCGACCGAGTCCGTTTCATTTTCTGGGTCATGCATCCGCTGCGAGTCCTGTACTTAACCAAGTATTCATTCGGAGAAGGGATCGTTCCCCCCGCCTGCGGTATTATCGCCTTTTCCGTATTCACGGCGTCGCAGGCCCTCATGAACTCAGGCAACATCGAATTCGCAACCAAGCGCGTCGTCCGCGCAGTCCTCCTTTCTGCAGCTCTGGTAGTGGTAGCAACCGGCTGTACGACGATGAAGGGCTTGTTCGGCCGGAAGCAAACAAAAGAAGACAATCGTCCCGTCGCCATGTTGTATGACAAAGCGCACGACGCGGTCGTGAGGGGCAACTACGGCACTGCCGAAGAAGATTTCAAGACTTTGTTGGCGCAATATCCGTACGGCCCATACGCCGAGCAGTCGCTCATGGAAATGGCGTACGCGCAACACAAGGGCAATAACAACGACGACGCGATCTCTTCGATCGACCGTTTCTTGCGTACCTACCCGACCAATGCCAACGTGCCCTACATGTACTACTTGCGCGGTTTGTCCAACCAATCGCGCAATACCGTATTTATGGCGCGCATTTTCGACATCGATATGTCGTCGCGTGACCTGGCAGCGCCGCGTCAGGCCTACAACGATTTCGGTATTGTGCTCGACAAATATCCGAAGAGTCGATATGCCGAAGATGCGCGTGCACGTCGCGCCTATTTGAATAACCAATTCTCGCGCTACGAGTTGGGCACGGCTGTGCATTATTTGCGCAATGATGCCTATGTCGCGGCCGTCAACCGAGCGAAGTACTTGCTCGAAACCTATCCTGAAACCGAATATCGCAACGACGCAGTGGCTGTCATGGCTGAAGCCTATACGCGTCTCGGTAATACGCAATTGGCCGCAGACGCCAAGCGTGTGCTTGAAGCCAACGACCCCAATCACCCCTGGCTGAAGGGCACCTGGCCGCGCGGTGATTCGTTCCTTCGTCGTTTGAATCCATTTGCTCGCGGCAGCGCAGTCACCGTTGAACACGTGCCGCCGCCGATGCAAGCACCGGCACCGGCGCCGGCGCAATAGTTCGCCCTTAGTGGACTACCCTCGGTATCCGTTAGTAATCGGATACCGACGTTCGCGCCCAAATGCACGCCGCGAGACTTTGGGTCCTGGCGCTGCTTGATGGCGCTTCCATTCGGCAATGCGCACCAATTTGACGATGCGATCGACGACGTCAGCGCTATAGCCTGCCGCCACGATCTCATCGCGTGAGTGTTCTTGATCAACGTAGCGCATGAGGATGCCGTCAAGAACGTCATAGGGCGGCAGCGAATCTTGGTCTTTTTGGTTGTCGCGTAGTTCTGCCGTCGGCGGACGATCGATGACGGCTGTCGGAATCACCTCACCGGTACCGACGGTATTACGCCAACGCGAAAGTGCGAACACTTCCGATTTATAGAGATCTTTGAGCGGTGCATAGCCGCCGCACATATCGCCATAAATCGTTGCATAGCCCACGGCATACTCGCTCTTGTTGCCTGTCGTCAGCAGCAAGCCACCCAACTTATTTGAAAGCGCCATCATCATGGCGCCACGAATCCTGGACTGCAGATTTTCTTCGGTCACGTCCACCGGATGATCGGCGAAGGTGTCAGCCAAGGTCTCGAGATAGGCTTGAAAGGGCTTCTCGATGGGCAGTGCCAACAGGCGTACACCCAAGACATCGCACTGCGCTTGCGCCAAGTCGTTGCTGAGATCGGCCGTATAGCGTGAGGGCATACGCACCGCTGTGACATGTTCCGGGCCCAAAGCATCCACAGCCAATGACAGCACCATCGAAGAATCGATGCCACCTGACAGGCCTAGCCAAACTTGCTTGAAACCGTTCTTGCCGCAGTAGTCGCGAATGCCACGCACGATGGCACGCCACGCCAAACCATCTCGCGATTCGTCCTCATCGCTTTGCCAAAGCACAGGATGGAACCGACGCGCGTCAGCGTCATAGTCGACCACCAACCACTGATCAGAAAATGCTTTTGCGGCGAGTGATGCCGTGCCATCCGCATCAACGACGACAGACGCGCCATCAAACACCAATGCATCTTGCCCGCCCACCAAATTGAGATAGGCGACGCCAACGCCCGTCTCGCGCGCGCGTTGCGCAAGCAGCGCATCACGCTGCGCATGTTTGTCGCGTTCAAATGGCGATGCATTGGGCACCAAGACACAGCACGCTCCCGCTTTGACCGTGCTGGCAATCGGTTCTGCAAACCACAAATCCTCGCAGATCAGCAGACCGACTTGCGTTCCATTGACTTCAAATACGCAATCGTCTCTATCGGGATCCACTTCGAAATAGCGACGCTCATCGAACACCGCGTAGTTGGGTAATTCGCGCTTGCGATATGTTTGCGCAATCTCACCATCGCGCAATACACTCGCCGCGTTGTATACCACCGCACCTACGGCTTGCGGCCAACCGACCACCGCCACGATGCCCTGCACGGATGCTGCAATGTCTCGCAGTGCATCCGCACAGTCTTGCAAAAATCGCGGGCGGTACAACAAGTCTTCCGGCGGGTAACCACTGACCGCGAGTTCGGGAAACAACACCACATCGGCCGCATGCAGGTCTCGTGCCTCCGTCACCCAACGCTTGATGCGTTCTGTATTGCCGGCGATATCGCCGACGGGACAATCAAACTGCGCCAGCGCAATGCGTAAGGGTTTCGACATGACGCCAATACCTGTAATTCGACTTTCATCCAGAACGACTGAATGTGTCGCTTGGCGCGTCTGATGTCAAATCATGCGCCGTACAAAACAAACGGGCCCGCAAGCGGGCCCGTTGAGTGACAACACCAAGCGATGCTTAGGGCGTCGTTTACCTGGCGAGACGCTTGGCAATCGCTGCGCCCAAATCACCAGGTGACTTCACAGTTGTGACACCTGCTTTTTCCATCGCCGCAAACTTGCCTTCAGCAGTGCCCGAACCACCCGAAGCAATCGCACCTGCGTGGCCCATGCGCTTGCCCTTCGGTGCTGATGCACCGGCGATGAAGCCGACGACTGGCTTGGTGACGAACTTGGCGATGTATTCGGCCGCTTCTTCTTCAGCCGAACCGCCGATTTCGCCAACCATGATGATGCCTTCGGTTTGCGGATCTTCTTGGAACAACTTCAACGCGTCGATGAAGTTGGTGCCGTTGATCGGATCACCACCGATACCGATACAGGTCGACTGACCCAAACCTGCGTCGGTTGTTTGCTTCACGGCTTCATAGGTCAAGGTGCCCGAACGCGACACGATGCCCACTTTGCCCGGCATGTGGATATGACCCGGCATGATGCCGATCTTGCATTCGCCAGGCGTAATCACGCCCGGGCAGTTCGGACCAATCAAGCGTGCATCCGGATACTGCTTCAAGACATTCTTGACGCGCATCATGTCGAGCACCGGAATACCTTCGGTGATGCACACGATCACTTTGATACCGGCAGCGGCGGCTTCCATGATGGAATCCGCGGCGAACGGCGGCGGCACGTAGATGACCGAAGCATCTGCACCGGTAGCTGCAACGGCATCCGCCATCGAGTTGAACACCGGCAAGCCGAGATGTTCAGTGCCACCCTTACCCGGAGTCACGCCACCGACGACTTTGGTGCCGTAGTCGAGCATTTGTTGCGCGTGGAAAGTGCCTTGCGAGCCAGTGAAACCTTGCACCAGCACTTTCGTATTCTTGTTAATCAGAACAGCCATTAGTTGCTTCCTTTGACGGCTTCAACCGCCTTCTTCGCGCCGTCGTTGATGTCATCGGCCGGAATGATGGCCAAGCCCGAGTTCTTCAAGAGTTCTTTACCGGCATCCACATTGGTGCCTTCAAGACGCACGATCACCGGCACTTTGACGCCGACTTCTTTCACTGCAGCGATGATGCCTTCCGCAATCATGTCGCAACGAACGATGCCGCCGAAGATGTTGACGAAAATGGCTTTGACGGTCGGCGAACGCAAGATCAACTTGAACGCTTCGGTCACTTTTTCTTTGTTCGCGCCACCGCCGACGTCGAGGAAGTTGGCCGGCTCACCACCGTTCAACTTGATGACGTCCATGGTGGCCATGGCGAGACCTGCACCGTTCACCATGCAGCCGATGTTGCCGTCCATGGTCACGTAGTTGAGGTCGTACTTCGACGCCAACACTTCGGTTTCGTCTTCTTGACGCGTGTCGCGCATGGCGACGAGGTCAGCATGACGGAACGACGCGTTGTCGTCAGAATCGATCTTGCCGTCGAGCACGGCCAAGTTGCCGTCGTCGAGAATGGCGAGCGGGTTCAGCTCAACCAGGGCCAAGTCTTTTTCGTTGAAGAGCTTGAACAAGCCCAACATGATCTTCGACAGCTGACCCACTTGCTTGGCGTTCATGCCGAGCGCAAAGCCGAGGTCACGCGTTTGGTAAGGCTGCAAGCCTTCCACAAAGTTCACGTGCAAGGACTTGATCGCTTCAGGCTTTTCTTCAGCCACTTGTTCGATGTCCATACCGCCTTCAGCCGAAGCAATGAAGGTGACGGTTTGGGTCGCGCGATCTACGAGGACCGACAAATAGAGTTCTTTGTCGATATTGGTGGCTTGGGTCACCAAGACTGCGTCGATCGGCAGCTCCACACCGGCGGTTTGATACGTCGCCATCTTGGTGCCGAGCATGTTTTTGGCGTATTCGCGTACTTCGTCCAAGGTCTTGGCAAGCTTGACGCCGCCGGCCTTGCCGCGGCCACCCGCGTGAATCTGCGCTTTGACGACCCAGAAATCACCACCGATTTCTTTGGCGACCGTAACGGCCTCGTCAGGGGAATGGGCGACTTTGCCCACGGGAACTGCAATGCCGTAGTCGGCAAACAGTTGTTTTGCCTGATATTCGTGGAAATTCATGGCTCACCGAATGTAAGAAGGAAGCATGCGTCGGCAGAGTGCCCGAGGATCGGGCGGCCGAACGCCGCGCGGTATTGTCTCAAAAAATGACGCGGCGCGGCAAATCGGGGCCTGACAGGCACCTCACCCCCAGACACCTATATATTTATAAGGAGTCCACTCAGCACGTCCATGTGATCAAACTCTTCCCCAGCTCGCGCTTTGCCCTTGATGCCAACCGCCAGGAGCTGTTCGCCTACAGCGTCTTTCGCGCGTTTCAGGCCGGGATGGTCAGTTGGGTGGTGGTCGGGCCGGGCCAAGGTTGGTTTGGCGAAACCCGCCACGACTTCATCGGCCCGTGGATCTGCATCGCCTATTTGCTTTTCTCGTTGGTGATGTTGGGCGTTACCCGCAGCAACGTAAAGGTCGTCACGCAGGTTGCCATCGGCACGGTCATCGACATCTTCTTTGCGAACGCAGCGATTCGCATCTTGCCCGATGCGTCTCCCATCATCGCGATCATGTTGTTGTTGAACGTGGCTGCAAGCTCGCTACTTGTCTCCATGACATTTGGTCTTGCGACCGCCGCCTTGGCGGGCGCGACATTCATCTTGCAAGGCGTCATCAATCAAGCGATCGGATCCGAATATGCGGTTCGTCCGATCGCGGAATCTTTTGTTTTCGCCGCTGCGTTCATCGCGACTGCGCTGTTTGCCAACTCACTGGCACGGCGTGTGGTCAAGTCTGAAGAAGTCGCAAAAGTCTTCAGTGAAGAAGCGCGCGATCTCGCAGCAATCAATGAAGTGATCATTCGCCGCATGCCCACCGGCGTGATCATTGTCGATGGTGACGGCTATATCCAATTGGCGAATGAAGCCGCGATTGCACTGCTTGGGCAAGCCGGCGAAGGGCTGCGCGCACTCGCACTTTCCGCGCCAAATCTTTCAGATCGACTCGAGCTGTGGCGTCAGTACCCCACAGTGAAGTTTCAAGAGAGCGACAACTATGGCCCCATCCGGATGGGACCCGATCAGCTTGAAATCGTGCCTAAATTCCTGCGTTTGCATGCAGACAGCGAAGACGACGTGGTGATTTTTTTGGACGACACCACAATCGCATCGCGTCGCGCAGAAGGCATTACGCTCTCTGCGTTGGGTCGTTTTTCTGCAAGCCTCGCACACGAAATTCGTAACCCGCTTTCAGCTATCAGCTACTCCACACAACTCCTCGAAGAATCCCGCGACCTTTCAGTGATGGATCGCAAGATGCTCGAAATTGTTCGGCAGCAAGTCACGCGCGTGAACGGAATTATCGAAAGTGTCTTGGGCTTGGCGCGCAGAGAACGCGCGTTGCCTGAACCCGTTCAACTGGGCGACATCGCAAAAGAATTCGCAGAAGAATATGTGCGCAGTTATCCGTTGGATGCCGATGTATTGAAAGTCGATGCCACGGTGAATCCGATGGCGATGGCCGACCCAAGACACATCCACCAGATTCTGCAGGTCTTGATCAGTAACGCACGCTACTACGGCCGCAAACCGGGCGAGCCTGCCAAGATGACGATCCGCGCATTTATGGCCGGAAACACACCCATGCTGTCGGTGATCGATCAAGGGCCTGGTATCAGCGATAAGGACCAAGTCCAACTGTTCCGCCCCTTCCACACCACGTCGCCGCACGGCACCGGTTTGGGCTTGCATATCGCCCGTGAACTGGCGCGTAGCAATGGCGGCGACCTGCGCTACAAACGCACGGGCGTTGGCAGCGTGTTCGAACTTTCCTTGCCGGATTCATTAGCTTTACGCAAGACATGAAGCGCGGCGCGGTATCATGGTGTGACTCAATGGATTGATGGTTCAGAATGTCCGAAGACCGCTGTGCGCTAGTCGTTGATGACGAACGAGATATCCGGGAACTGCTGGTTCTGACGCTCACGCGCATGGGTTTGCGCGTGGAGACCGCAGCGACGCTCGGAATGGCCAAAAGCCAGCTGGCCAATGCGAAGTTCGATTTCTGCTTGACCGATATGCGCCTGCCGGACGGCTCCGGTTTGGAGCTGCTGTCGCACATTGCAGACAAATACCCCGAAATGCCGGTGGCCATGTTGACCGCCTTTGGCAATGTAGAGGCTGCGGTTGAAGCCCTTAAGCTTGGCGCCTTCGACTTCGTCGCCAAACCTGTCGATTTGAAGGTGTTGCGCAATTTGGTGCAGCACGCGCTGGACCTGCGTACAGAACGCAAGCTCGCCCCCAAAGCCCCCGAACCTGAAAAGCGCATGCACGGCGACTCGCCTGCCATGGCGCAATTGCGCCAAACGATTGGCAAAGTCGCGCGTAGTCAGGCGCCTGTTTACATCTTGGGTGAATCCGGCGCCGGTAAAGAGCTGGCCGCACGCAGTATTCATGACCATTCCCCGCGCGCGGATGGCCCCTTTGTGCCCGTCAACTGCGGCGCGATTCCGCCAGAGCTGATGGAAAGCGAATTCTTCGGCCACAAGAAAGGCAGCTTCACCGGTGCCCACGCAGACAAACAAGGCCTGTTCCAAGCAGCTAATGGTGGCTCGTTGTTTTTAGATGAAGTTGCCGAATTGCCGTTGTCGATGCAGGTGAAGTTGCTGCGAGCGATTCAAGAGAAATCGGTGCGTCCTGTTGGCGGCCAAGCGGAAGAAGGCGTCGACATTCGGCTCATTTCGGCGACCCACAAGGATCTTTCTGCGCTGGTGGACGAAGGTAAATTTCGCCACGACTTGTATTACCGCATCAATGTGATCGAACTGCGCGTGCCGCCTTTGCGTGAGCGCGTTGAAGATATCGGCACCTTGACCACAATGATCTTGGCCAAGTTGTCTGAGCGCCATCAGATGCCGAACACGAAGATCAGCAATGAAGCACTCGATGCATTGCATGCCTACCCCTTCCCAGGCAATGTGCGTGAGCTGGAAAATATTCTTGAGCGCGCGATGACGCTTTCGGATGGTCAGGCGATCTATCCGGAAGACCTCAACCTGCCAAAAGTGGCGCCTCCGGCTGTATCAGTGCCCACTGAGACAGCGGCGCCTGACTCGCCTCAAGAGCGCGCATTCGATGCACCTATCGCCCCGCAAAGCGTGGGAACGCCCACAGGGGCCCTGCCCGAGGCGCTGGAGCAGCTCGAAAAGCAAGCCATTGAGAGCGCCCTACTGGAAAACCGCTATAACAAGACCAAGACAGCTGCGCAGCTGGGTATCACCTTCCGCGCATTGCGTTACAAGCTTAAAAAGCTGGGTTTGGACTGAGTTTTTGGATTTTTAGACCGCCGCGATTTCAGAAAATTTCTTAGAATGGGAGCGCGGTCTCAAAATCGCTCAAGGTAATGCTTGATTAAATCTCGGCTGAATGTGACGCTTAGGGTCACTTTGGGACCAGGGGTGCGTCAGGGGATTCAGGGGAATCCTACGCGGGGATGGCGTAAGTGGTTGATTGACGGTCGGCGCCTCACTTGGCACGGCCTCTGCTTTACCAGTAATGCACGTGCACCGTAGCACGGCACCCACGGACCGGATTCACCGGCAACGGGGTACGTGAAAATCAAACCTTCTAGCTAGGAAGAACACTATGAACAAGCAACAAGGCTTTACCCTTATCGAATTGATGATCGTTGTTGCGATCATTGCAATCTTGGCCGCTATTGCTTTGCCGCAATACCGTAACTACACGCAGCGTTCGGCTAACTCGGCCTGTATGGCTGAAGGCAAGGCTTGGATGAGCACCGCAGTTGCAAACTGGGCCGATGACCGTACAGCTGACGCTTACACCCCGAAAGCTTGCGACGCGACCACGACTGTTTCGACCGCTCCGTCGAACTACAGCACCAACGCATCGATCACGTTCAACGCTCGCACCAAGGGCAATGCATCCGTGAAGCAAAACACCCGTTGCGACGGCGGTAGCGGTTCTTGCCGCCTGCTGTAATTCAAATTTCGACCATAATAGGTCGGTAATTTTGAAGCTTTGAAACAACCCCGCATCTGCGGGGTTGTTTTTTTGGCACGGTACCTGCTTGTTTAGTGGAGCCTAGGGGAAATCCAATGAAGAAGCAAAACGGGTTTACGTTGATCGAATTGATGATCGTTGTTGCGATCATCGCTGTCCTTGCCGGAATAGCGCTGCCAATGTACCGGACCTACCAAGGACGAGCCGCCGAGACGGCATGCCTATCGGAAATGAAAAGCTACGCTAGCTTGGCGATTGCATCTATGGCTACTGAGAATGCAACTGTCTGGCCTGCGCCAGTCAAGGCTTGCTCAGCAGCAGACGACATTACGGCCTCAACGACGACGGTCCTCGGAACACCAAAGCAGCCAGGGACAAAACAGGCATCATGTGATGTTGCAACTGGCAATTGCCACCTTCTGCCATAGAATCTAGTAGCAAAAAAGCTAGTTCGACGCCGAACGACTGCCATACTTTAACTTTGGGCAGATCTAGGCACCTGTGCGCACATTTAGCAAAAATTTCTTCTATGCAGCTCTACTGGTTGCTGCTTTAGCTGGTGCAGTTTTCGTACCCGGACTGGGTGGTCAGTTTCTCTTTGATGACAAGCCCAACATTGTTTACAACGTCGGCTTACATGTTCAATCATTAAGTATTGAATCGCTAACCAACGCAATCTATAGCTTTGCGCCCAGCGGCTATCACCGAATTCTTCCCGAGTTAACATTTGCTGTTGACCATTGGCGTGCCGGTCTCGATCCGAGAGCGTTTAAAGAAACTAATATTTTCATCCACTTTCTGACCGTTCTCGCGGTAACTGGTTTTTTCAGAAAGACCCTTCTAGCGGCGAACCTCCCACGTGAAAGGGCCGCTGCTTTGGCATTGCTCATGGCACTACTGTGGGCAATCCATCCGATTCAAGTGTCTTCTGTGCTCTATATCGTTCAACGCATGCAAACGATGGGCACTTTGTTTATTGTGCTTGCGCTTTGGGCGTACTTAAATATGCGTAGCGCCCAAATGGAAGGCGCGCCTAGTCGACTTTATTTAATTCTCCTGGTCTTTTTGTGGGTCCTTGCAATTGCATGCAAAGAAGACTCCGCGTTGCTTCCCGCCTATACATTGGCCATCGAACTTACTTTGTTCAAGTTCAAGGCGTCCAATTCAAGACTGGAAGTGCTCTTGAAGCGTGGCTATTTCCTTTGCACCGTATTTGCGTTGCTGCTGTACTTTTTTCTGATTGTTCCTCACTTTTGGTCAACTGATTCGTATCCAGGTAGAAACTTCAACTCTTTCGAACGTCTGCTTTCTCAAGGGCGTGCCCTTTGTTTGTATATTGGCCAAATTGTTCTGCCTCTACCGTCACGGTTCTCGTTCTATTACGACAACTTTGAAATCTCTCGTTCACTCTTTCAACCACTAACAACACTTCCATCGCTGGCACTGGTAGTTGTGCTTCTATGTATAGCTTGGCTTATGAAAGATCGACGGCCATTGCTGGCTTTGGGCATTTTTCTCTATTTCTCCGCCCACATAGTGGCAAGCAACATAATTGGTCTAGAGCTGGTTTTCGAGCACAGAAACCATTTCGCGCTTATTGGAGCAATCCTTTCTCTGACTGATCTGACCGTATTGGCTTTTGACAAGTTTCAAACACCACGTACGATTCGGTTAGCTGTTTCCATGATAGTCATCATAATTTTGGGTGCGTTTACGCTCAAAAACACCTCGATTTGGGGAAACCCAAGAGCGTTCTCAGAAAATCTAACCAAAGTTTCCCCTTTTTCTGCGCGCGCGTGGAACGCAAAGTGCGGGTATTACTTTGAGCTTTACGAGAGTGCAGGCAGTAGACCGAACGATCCAAATCTAGACAATGCAATATCCGCCTGCGAGACCGGCGGAAGAATTGGCTATGCAGCATCATCGCTTTCAAATGTCGTGCTGTTCAAGACAATTCGCGGTGACGTTACTGATGCAGACTGGGATAGATACATCCAACGAATATCAGTCGTTTCACCAAGTCCTGAAAATACTTACACTGTATGGGTGCTGATTGGCGCCGTAGAACGTGGTGTTCCACTCGAGGAATCTAAGCTTTTAAAGGCGATTGACATAGTTACTCGCAGGAGTCCGATGGACTACGTTCAGTATGCGCGGATCGGGTTCTTCATTCTTGAGAAGACATCTCTTGATGCCCAAGCATTTGAGTATTTTGAGATGTCTGTACATCTAGGAAGAAAAGACGAAAGATTCGTCAAGAGCGTCTATTCGGAACTAGAGAAGCAAGGTCATTCCAGTTGGGTTGAAGAGCTCAAATCAAATTCGGTCCGAACAAACTCATGAATCAAATCGAACAGCATCTAAGCGTGTTGATGACTTCGACATCTTTTCCTGAGCATTCAAATGACTGGAAGGGGCTGTTCATCCTTAGAATGTTGGAAGGCCTTTGCGCGCGCCCACAATTGCAAATGCATACTTGGTGCCCACCCGGCCCACTCCCCGAACATGCAAATTGCGCGTTGCAGGCCGGCGACGCCCGTTGGCTTAAAGATCTCAATTCCAAGGGCGGAATCGCCCAACTCCTTCGAAAGAAACCCTTTGAAGGTTTTATTGCTTCTTTGAGCCTGCTAAAAAGACTGAATCGCGCGTTCAAGTCCAGATCAACAAACGTCTATCACGTGAATTGGCTCCAATGCGCCTTGGCACTTCCCTCCAATTCTCGACCGGCAGTTATTTGTGTCCTTGGTACGGATATGGAGCTGCTTAAGCTTCCCCTTGTTAATCGTGCTTTGCGCAACCGGATCGCCAATAGAAAAACGGTCATCTGCCCAAACTCAGACTGGATGGTGGAACCCCTCCGAACCGCGTTTGGCGACATCGCAAAAGTTGAATGCGTTCCCTTTGGGATTGATGACAGATGGTACGAAGTAAAGAGGTCGCCTGATCGCGATCGTGAAAAGTGGCTTTGCGTATCACGCATAACGAAAGGAAAAATTGGAGACCTGTTCGATTGGGGGTCAAACATCTTCAATGATGGAAAGCGGGAACTTCATCTCGTCGGCCCTCTGCAAGATGAGGATATTTCAATCCCAGAATGGGTTAACTTTCATGGCCCCGCTACGCCTGAGTTGCTCGCGGAGAAATGGTTTCCAGAAGTTACCGGACTGATTTCATTGAGCCGCCATTCAGAGGGCCGTCCTCAGGTCATGTTAGAAGCAATGGCTGCAGGACTACCTATTATTGCGTCGCGCTTACCCGCTCACGAAGACCTAATCTCTAAGAATTCAGTAGGTCGCATCTGCGACAACCAGTCTATGCTTATAGAGGCGTTGGAATTTTTTGGGGATCCAGTGAACAACAAGAATACTCAACTCCAGTCCAGAGAGTTGACCAAGGAACGCTTTGGAAATTGGGATGATTGTGCCCGCCGATTTATTGACGTCTACACTACCTTGGTCGGCGATCAATGAATGCTAATAGGGACGCCGTCCTTGTGTTAGGTGCGGGCGGCTTTATTGGCAGGCACGTAACTAATGCATTGGCTCAGCGTGGCACGCCTGTCATCGCGGCCACCAGAAAGCAATGCACTTTTGACAACGTGATAGTAGAGAATGTGGTTTCTACGTTCGACGAAGCCGTAGATTTCAACGAGCTCTTAACTCGGTGTCAGACCGTAATACATACGTCGTCAATTAGTACCCCAGGTAGTAGTTCCGCAACACCACAGATCGATGGAAATCTGAGACCGACGCTGGCTCTTTTAGAAGCGATGCAGAGTAGGCCCGATTGCAAGCTAATTTACTTGTCTTCTGCAGGGACCCTTTACGGGGAGAAATCTGTACCAGCTCGTGAATCAGATCAGATTCGTCCTCGTTCATATCATGGCGCGGGCAAAGCAGCTGCTGAACACTTCATCCAGGCGTGGGCAAGACAATATGGCGGCTCAGCAGTCGTTCTCCGACCTTCCAACATTTACGGCCCTGGACAGCTTGCAAAGTCTGGATTCGCGATTATTCCAACGGCTATGGAATGCATTCTGAAGAGCGCAGCGCTCACGATATGGGGCAACGGTGAGCAAATTAGGGACTACCTTTACATCGACGATTTGGTTCGAATTTGCGTCGCGTCTGTAGAGATACAGCCAGATGAAGAGGTTCTTACCCTTAACGTGTCTAGCGGGATGGGGACTTCATTGAATGAGCTGCTTGCTAAAATTGAAGCAGTTGCGCAGGAGAAATTATTGCGTATCTATGAGGAAGCTCGTCCGGCTGACGTGAACTCGATCTTGATTAGCTCAGATGCAGCACAAAAGCAGCTCAGCTGGAGCCCTACAACTTCGCTCGAAGAAGGTCTAACTCAAACATGGATGTCATTCAATTCTCTGACATGAGTCGACCAAAGATCTCAGTTTGCATTGCAAACTATAATGGTGAGGACTTGCTCGAGAACTGTATTGACTCAGTACTCGCTCAGGAAGTAGACGCAGACATAGAGATCGTTGTGCACGATGATGCATCAACTGATGCGTCGGTGCTGATTATTGAGCAATGCTACCCACAAGTTCGAATTATCTCGTCCTCTCAGAATGTGGGCTTCTGCGTTGCCAACAACCGAATGACCAACATCGCCAAAGGCGAATTTCTCCTGTTACTTAACAATGACGCTGAGTTGGCGTCAGGCGCTCTCAGCGCGCTATTGAATAGTCAGAAGAGCATTCATGACCCTTGCATTCTGACCGTTCCACAAATTGACATGAA from Lysobacter sp. HDW10 encodes the following:
- a CDS encoding prepilin-type N-terminal cleavage/methylation domain-containing protein is translated as MKKQNGFTLIELMIVVAIIAVLAGIALPMYRTYQGRAAETACLSEMKSYASLAIASMATENATVWPAPVKACSAADDITASTTTVLGTPKQPGTKQASCDVATGNCHLLP
- a CDS encoding sigma-54 dependent transcriptional regulator, giving the protein MSEDRCALVVDDERDIRELLVLTLTRMGLRVETAATLGMAKSQLANAKFDFCLTDMRLPDGSGLELLSHIADKYPEMPVAMLTAFGNVEAAVEALKLGAFDFVAKPVDLKVLRNLVQHALDLRTERKLAPKAPEPEKRMHGDSPAMAQLRQTIGKVARSQAPVYILGESGAGKELAARSIHDHSPRADGPFVPVNCGAIPPELMESEFFGHKKGSFTGAHADKQGLFQAANGGSLFLDEVAELPLSMQVKLLRAIQEKSVRPVGGQAEEGVDIRLISATHKDLSALVDEGKFRHDLYYRINVIELRVPPLRERVEDIGTLTTMILAKLSERHQMPNTKISNEALDALHAYPFPGNVRELENILERAMTLSDGQAIYPEDLNLPKVAPPAVSVPTETAAPDSPQERAFDAPIAPQSVGTPTGALPEALEQLEKQAIESALLENRYNKTKTAAQLGITFRALRYKLKKLGLD
- a CDS encoding prepilin-type N-terminal cleavage/methylation domain-containing protein, whose amino-acid sequence is MNKQQGFTLIELMIVVAIIAILAAIALPQYRNYTQRSANSACMAEGKAWMSTAVANWADDRTADAYTPKACDATTTVSTAPSNYSTNASITFNARTKGNASVKQNTRCDGGSGSCRLL
- a CDS encoding glycosyltransferase family 4 protein; the encoded protein is MNQIEQHLSVLMTSTSFPEHSNDWKGLFILRMLEGLCARPQLQMHTWCPPGPLPEHANCALQAGDARWLKDLNSKGGIAQLLRKKPFEGFIASLSLLKRLNRAFKSRSTNVYHVNWLQCALALPSNSRPAVICVLGTDMELLKLPLVNRALRNRIANRKTVICPNSDWMVEPLRTAFGDIAKVECVPFGIDDRWYEVKRSPDRDREKWLCVSRITKGKIGDLFDWGSNIFNDGKRELHLVGPLQDEDISIPEWVNFHGPATPELLAEKWFPEVTGLISLSRHSEGRPQVMLEAMAAGLPIIASRLPAHEDLISKNSVGRICDNQSMLIEALEFFGDPVNNKNTQLQSRELTKERFGNWDDCARRFIDVYTTLVGDQ
- a CDS encoding NAD-dependent epimerase/dehydratase family protein — encoded protein: MNANRDAVLVLGAGGFIGRHVTNALAQRGTPVIAATRKQCTFDNVIVENVVSTFDEAVDFNELLTRCQTVIHTSSISTPGSSSATPQIDGNLRPTLALLEAMQSRPDCKLIYLSSAGTLYGEKSVPARESDQIRPRSYHGAGKAAAEHFIQAWARQYGGSAVVLRPSNIYGPGQLAKSGFAIIPTAMECILKSAALTIWGNGEQIRDYLYIDDLVRICVASVEIQPDEEVLTLNVSSGMGTSLNELLAKIEAVAQEKLLRIYEEARPADVNSILISSDAAQKQLSWSPTTSLEEGLTQTWMSFNSLT